In Lacibacter sp. H375, one DNA window encodes the following:
- the lpxK gene encoding tetraacyldisaccharide 4'-kinase, giving the protein MNLANLTFQSIRFLLVPFALLYGAVVWLRNRLYDNGVLKSTSVNLPIICVGNLSVGGTGKSPMVEYLLRLLKDEVNIATLSRGYKRKTKGYVLAGETTNALEIGDEPMQFHLKFPDVVVAVGESRLEAIPQLLHDRPKTQAIILDDGFQHRAIKAGLNILLTDYSNLFTRDFFLPTGDLRDERNSYKRAEIIVVTKCPAALTEEERKEIEEEINPLPHQQLFFSTIEYGVPYHIMHPQQEYHLHKKLEVLLLTGIANIEPLKDHILSNSYTYERITFSDHHIFSIDDLKEVRKRFSKMDHDTKIIITTEKDAVRLVKFKEELEDLPIFVLPIRHRILFNREEQLKKSVIEFIQQFSIKIDKTETSQKH; this is encoded by the coding sequence CCATCCGTTTTTTATTGGTGCCGTTTGCTTTGCTGTACGGTGCTGTTGTATGGCTGCGCAATAGATTATACGATAACGGGGTATTAAAATCCACATCAGTGAACTTGCCAATCATTTGTGTGGGGAACCTGAGTGTGGGAGGTACAGGTAAATCGCCAATGGTAGAATATTTGCTACGATTATTAAAAGATGAAGTGAATATCGCAACACTCAGCAGAGGATATAAACGCAAAACAAAGGGGTATGTGTTAGCCGGCGAAACAACCAATGCGTTGGAAATTGGTGATGAACCCATGCAGTTTCATTTAAAGTTTCCTGACGTAGTGGTGGCTGTGGGTGAATCGAGACTGGAAGCAATACCTCAACTTTTGCACGACCGGCCAAAAACGCAGGCTATTATCCTGGATGATGGTTTTCAGCACAGAGCCATTAAGGCAGGATTGAATATCCTTTTAACGGATTATAGCAATTTATTTACCCGTGATTTCTTTTTGCCCACCGGTGATCTGCGTGATGAACGTAACAGTTACAAACGTGCAGAGATCATTGTTGTAACCAAATGTCCGGCTGCATTAACGGAAGAGGAGCGAAAAGAAATTGAGGAAGAGATCAATCCATTGCCGCATCAACAACTGTTCTTTTCAACTATTGAATACGGCGTGCCTTATCATATTATGCATCCACAACAGGAGTACCATCTGCACAAAAAGCTGGAAGTGTTGTTGTTGACAGGTATTGCTAATATTGAGCCATTGAAAGATCATATTCTTTCCAATTCATACACGTATGAAAGAATAACATTTAGTGATCACCATATTTTTAGTATCGATGATCTGAAAGAGGTGCGTAAGCGTTTTAGTAAAATGGATCATGACACAAAAATTATTATCACAACAGAGAAAGATGCAGTACGATTGGTGAAATTTAAAGAAGAACTGGAAGATCTTCCAATATTCGTTTTACCCATTCGTCATCGTATCTTGTTTAACCGGGAAGAACAGTTGAAAAAATCTGTGATTGAGTTTATTCAGCAGTTCTCGATAAAAATTGATAAGACAGAGACGTCACAGAAACACTAA
- a CDS encoding PKD domain-containing protein, protein MTVFVTRTILTSFLLFISLTLKAQLNAEFSIANGQGCVPLKSSFTNLSTGVSANTVYSWDFGNGNLSSLKDPSAVYLTEGSYTVTLTVKEGNQVSTKTREVKVYKKPQADFTFSSVKGCSPLTVTFNSTSAAGDGVINSYFWDFGDGSTQQTYSPTTTHTYQIKQKASVSLTVVNQYGCYNTVVKNDIIDVLDPLVADFSVDQTILCKISDEVKFTNKSAGPGTLSYLWDFGDGTTSTEKDPKHIFTQKGIYTIKLTATSSDGCVVTKTLSNHVNVASYKADFSLASPEICLGTSAQITTLSTPSPSQTTWQMGDGSTTYYSYNFSYYYYNKGDYTIKLVNSFGTCKDSITKTVKVKPTPVVSGFLDTLLDKCGAPARIKFKDTTAGAVGWEWSFMYDFYNPIVNSTVQEPVFTYPANITYNVRLKVTNAEGCSAVTTKYVTVTRPYVAIEYTSSTAGGTNSCTPFTVKFKAQTQETITSYKWNFPGGITSTDATPEFTFSTTGTHSVTLNYTTASGCNATAVYSNINLYPKPVANFVSTKGTDICGNTLVHFDNLSTGELFRGSWYVNGTWTYGESFDLSSTDLYYRFTNAGKYTIRFVATNGICHDTMTKVDYITIKPPFVKINGYQKGCEGSGGQVTFADATTEATGWLWEFGDGQTATYTSYQPNITHQYSASGIYKVRLSASNGSCTVRDSVMVTVMLRQKPQLAVNNPSLCSNENLGYGVSGLQASPAGGYNYSFYRIEYGDGSPFNGYNSYYYINSNPFSGSLGSVDPLQDKLRFILYNSISGCFDTTNYISYSVKGAKPSFVIEGGNQCYQLPVTFKDKSSVTGNNSITSWEWNFGDGTIITKTTGADVTHIYSNPGSYNVTLRVRDAAGCTTTSAYYDGYVTVKGPKASFYPSGSNVPLNTNVYFYNNTNNYNAYNTQYSWDFGNGVTSTQYSPSYTFTIAGTYNVKLIAKDPLTGCTSEATQVVVVRDFNSAFNFNTSFVGNASCPPVMARFNNTSAGAVRVKWDFGDGNTADNVNYPSHIYTKPGTYIVTLYVYGYNGLTGTYKDSVKVKGLDAAIKFDPKETCSSQPVNFNASATGVTNYVWDFGDGQLFSSTDSTAVHSYRGPGVYKPSLLITNTDGCTVAAPSTEKITIDSLSAKIKGIPLQACNQVKINFNAEVYSVGASQNQNFLSYKWNFGTGNAADTANTANPVFQYNSPGSYTVTLRVTARSGCVKDVSEIVVVKESSKGTITAPAAICAGETATFTSDATNTNGVQWSWDFKNGQTASIQNPAAQIYTTAGSYPVTLVVNNKGCLDTATHILTVNALPVVQLSPAQPKVCVGNSIQLSATGGTAYQWSPSAGLSDPSSASPFASPSVSTNYRVLVTDQYGCKKADSVTVRVVQPISITGNTNYSICEGQSAQLTVSGASSYKWINNTQGLGSISSASTTASPTATITYTVVGYDAENCFTDTLDIDVVVHPKPTVNAGPDVQSLPGNTVQLNATGSSNISTWMWRPPDFLSCVQCPSPVSSTNRTITYIVEAKTDKNCSASDSVTVEILCNGSQIFIPNSFTPNGDGKNDYFSVLGNGASLIKLFVIYDRWGNKVFDRSNLSVDDPKAKWDGNYKGYPAPIGSFTYSIQLTCDATGESFVRSGSVTIIR, encoded by the coding sequence ATGACCGTATTTGTAACCAGAACCATCCTTACTTCTTTTCTCCTTTTCATTTCGCTGACATTAAAAGCACAGCTGAATGCAGAATTCTCTATTGCAAACGGGCAAGGTTGTGTTCCTTTAAAATCTTCCTTCACTAATCTTTCAACAGGCGTTTCTGCAAATACAGTTTATAGCTGGGATTTTGGAAATGGGAATCTGTCTTCATTAAAAGATCCGTCAGCAGTTTATTTAACTGAAGGTTCTTACACGGTTACGTTAACGGTTAAAGAAGGTAACCAGGTTTCAACCAAAACAAGGGAAGTGAAAGTGTATAAAAAGCCGCAAGCTGATTTTACATTTTCAAGTGTAAAAGGGTGTTCTCCATTAACAGTTACATTCAACAGCACATCAGCTGCAGGTGATGGCGTCATCAATTCTTACTTCTGGGATTTTGGTGATGGCTCAACGCAACAAACATACTCACCCACAACTACGCATACCTACCAGATCAAACAAAAAGCATCGGTAAGTCTGACGGTCGTAAATCAATACGGTTGCTACAATACCGTTGTGAAGAATGATATTATTGATGTGCTTGATCCGCTTGTTGCAGATTTTTCTGTTGATCAAACAATTCTTTGCAAGATCAGTGATGAAGTGAAATTTACCAACAAGAGTGCCGGGCCGGGAACATTAAGTTACTTATGGGATTTTGGTGATGGTACTACTTCAACTGAAAAAGATCCCAAACACATCTTTACACAAAAAGGAATTTACACCATCAAACTTACCGCTACAAGTTCTGATGGTTGTGTTGTTACAAAAACACTTTCCAATCATGTAAACGTTGCATCCTACAAAGCCGATTTTAGTTTGGCGAGTCCTGAAATATGTTTAGGAACGTCGGCGCAGATCACCACGCTCAGCACGCCATCGCCATCACAAACAACCTGGCAAATGGGTGATGGTAGCACAACTTATTACAGTTATAATTTCAGTTATTACTACTACAACAAAGGAGACTATACAATTAAACTGGTTAACAGCTTTGGTACATGTAAAGATTCGATTACAAAAACGGTTAAAGTAAAACCTACGCCGGTTGTAAGTGGTTTTCTTGATACGTTACTCGACAAATGTGGTGCACCGGCACGCATAAAATTCAAAGATACTACTGCGGGTGCTGTTGGTTGGGAGTGGTCGTTCATGTATGATTTTTATAACCCGATAGTTAATTCAACCGTACAGGAGCCGGTATTTACTTATCCTGCAAACATTACCTACAATGTACGTTTAAAAGTTACCAATGCTGAAGGCTGTAGTGCCGTAACAACAAAATATGTTACAGTTACACGTCCTTATGTTGCGATCGAGTACACGTCATCAACAGCAGGCGGAACCAACTCATGCACACCGTTTACAGTCAAGTTCAAAGCACAAACACAGGAAACAATTACTTCTTACAAATGGAATTTTCCTGGCGGTATCACATCAACAGATGCAACTCCTGAATTTACTTTTTCAACAACCGGCACTCATTCGGTAACATTGAATTATACAACTGCTTCCGGTTGTAACGCAACTGCGGTTTACAGCAATATCAACCTGTATCCAAAACCTGTTGCAAATTTTGTGTCAACAAAAGGCACAGATATTTGTGGCAATACGTTGGTTCATTTTGATAACCTGTCGACTGGTGAATTGTTTCGTGGCAGTTGGTATGTGAATGGAACATGGACCTACGGAGAATCCTTTGATCTAAGCAGCACTGATTTGTATTACAGGTTCACCAATGCAGGGAAGTACACAATCAGGTTTGTTGCAACAAATGGTATTTGTCATGATACGATGACTAAAGTAGACTACATCACAATAAAGCCACCGTTTGTTAAAATAAACGGATATCAAAAAGGCTGTGAAGGAAGTGGAGGGCAAGTAACATTTGCGGATGCGACAACAGAAGCAACAGGTTGGTTATGGGAATTTGGTGATGGGCAAACGGCAACTTACACTTCGTATCAACCAAATATTACACACCAATACAGCGCATCAGGAATTTACAAAGTTCGGTTGAGCGCATCAAATGGCTCGTGCACTGTTCGTGATTCTGTTATGGTTACCGTGATGTTAAGGCAAAAACCTCAACTGGCAGTAAACAATCCAAGTCTTTGTTCTAATGAAAATCTTGGCTATGGTGTTTCCGGATTGCAGGCGTCGCCAGCAGGTGGATACAATTATTCATTTTACCGCATTGAATATGGCGATGGTTCTCCGTTTAATGGTTACAATAGTTACTATTACATCAATTCAAATCCATTTTCCGGCTCTTTGGGATCGGTTGATCCACTGCAGGATAAACTGCGGTTTATTCTTTACAATTCAATTTCCGGTTGTTTCGATACCACGAACTATATCAGCTATTCCGTAAAGGGAGCAAAACCTTCTTTTGTTATTGAAGGAGGCAATCAATGCTACCAATTGCCGGTAACGTTTAAAGATAAATCAAGTGTTACCGGAAATAATTCCATCACATCATGGGAATGGAACTTTGGTGATGGCACTATAATTACAAAGACTACCGGCGCTGATGTCACACACATTTATTCTAACCCTGGAAGCTATAACGTCACACTCAGAGTAAGGGACGCTGCAGGTTGCACAACCACGAGCGCTTATTACGATGGCTATGTAACTGTAAAGGGTCCTAAAGCGTCTTTTTATCCATCAGGTTCCAACGTTCCTTTGAATACAAATGTGTATTTCTACAATAACACGAACAACTACAATGCATATAACACGCAATACAGTTGGGATTTTGGTAATGGTGTAACAAGCACGCAATATTCTCCTTCTTATACATTTACAATTGCCGGTACGTACAATGTAAAACTCATAGCAAAAGATCCATTGACTGGTTGCACTTCGGAGGCAACACAAGTTGTTGTAGTAAGAGATTTTAATTCGGCATTTAATTTCAATACATCATTTGTAGGTAATGCAAGTTGTCCCCCGGTAATGGCAAGGTTTAATAATACCTCTGCAGGAGCCGTTAGAGTGAAATGGGATTTTGGTGATGGTAACACTGCAGACAATGTAAATTATCCATCGCATATTTATACAAAACCCGGCACTTACATTGTTACCTTGTATGTATATGGTTACAATGGGTTAACAGGCACGTATAAAGATTCGGTAAAAGTAAAAGGTCTGGATGCTGCGATTAAATTCGATCCGAAAGAAACCTGTTCTTCACAACCGGTTAACTTTAATGCATCTGCAACAGGTGTTACAAATTATGTTTGGGATTTTGGTGATGGACAATTGTTTTCATCAACGGACAGCACTGCTGTGCATTCATACCGTGGGCCGGGTGTTTACAAACCATCTCTTTTGATTACTAACACTGATGGTTGCACTGTTGCGGCACCATCAACTGAAAAAATTACCATTGATAGTTTATCAGCTAAGATCAAAGGCATTCCATTACAGGCATGTAACCAGGTAAAGATCAATTTTAATGCTGAAGTGTATAGTGTTGGTGCATCGCAGAATCAAAACTTCCTTTCCTATAAATGGAATTTCGGTACCGGTAATGCAGCCGATACAGCAAATACAGCGAATCCTGTTTTTCAATATAACTCGCCGGGAAGCTATACCGTTACTTTACGTGTTACTGCACGTTCAGGTTGTGTAAAAGATGTATCAGAAATAGTTGTTGTAAAAGAATCATCCAAAGGAACAATTACGGCACCCGCTGCTATATGCGCAGGTGAAACTGCAACATTCACTTCTGATGCAACAAATACCAATGGCGTACAATGGAGCTGGGATTTTAAAAATGGACAGACAGCATCGATACAAAATCCAGCAGCACAAATTTATACTACTGCAGGTAGTTATCCCGTTACACTCGTGGTTAACAATAAAGGTTGTTTAGATACAGCCACCCATATCTTGACTGTGAATGCATTGCCTGTTGTTCAACTATCACCTGCACAACCAAAAGTTTGCGTGGGTAATAGTATTCAGCTTTCTGCAACCGGAGGAACAGCCTATCAATGGTCGCCTTCTGCCGGACTTTCAGATCCGTCATCTGCATCTCCATTCGCATCACCATCTGTGTCTACCAACTATCGTGTGCTTGTCACCGATCAATATGGTTGTAAGAAAGCAGATTCAGTTACGGTAAGAGTTGTACAGCCAATCAGTATTACAGGAAATACAAATTATTCCATATGCGAGGGACAGTCAGCACAGTTAACAGTTTCAGGAGCTTCATCGTATAAATGGATCAACAATACACAAGGGCTTGGTTCAATATCATCTGCTTCAACAACAGCGTCACCCACTGCAACAATAACATATACAGTTGTGGGCTATGATGCGGAGAATTGTTTTACTGATACACTCGATATAGATGTTGTGGTTCATCCAAAACCAACTGTAAATGCAGGGCCCGATGTGCAGTCGCTGCCCGGCAACACCGTGCAGTTAAATGCTACAGGAAGTAGTAACATCAGTACATGGATGTGGCGGCCACCCGATTTCTTGAGTTGCGTGCAATGTCCATCACCCGTAAGTTCAACTAATAGAACAATCACTTACATTGTTGAAGCAAAGACAGATAAAAACTGTTCCGCTTCTGATTCGGTAACTGTCGAAATACTTTGCAACGGCAGCCAGATCTTCATCCCTAATTCGTTTACACCAAACGGTGATGGAAAGAATGATTACTTCTCTGTGCTGGGTAATGGTGCATCGCTCATTAAATTATTTGTGATCTACGATCGTTGGGGCAACAAAGTGTTTGATCGTTCTAATTTGTCTGTAGATGATCCCAAAGCGAAATGGGATGGAAATTACAAAGGATATCCCGCACCAATCGGCAGCTTTACATACTCCATACAACTCACTTGCGATGCTACAGGCGAGAGCTTTGTACGAAGCGGCAGTGTTACAATTATCCGATAA
- the rnr gene encoding ribonuclease R codes for MKKKKINKEPKQKESKGSAAKHKSGKVAGGKHKHPGASHKGVIDITRSGMGYVTIVDMERDVIVRPQHFNTALHGDTVEVQITKSGGGGGRVEGEITRIIERKQTQFIGRISIQKHYSFFVPETDRPMPDLFIPTDKLNGATNNDKVVVKLTAWDKAKRIPEGEVLELVKQEAENDIAMKQILLAAGFNLSFDDEVMEQAERFPDGVSDAEAKNRRDFRDVLTFTIDPVDAKDFDDALSIQKLENGLYEIGVHIADVSYYVEPGTALDDEAYARATSVYLPDRVLPMLPERISNELCSLRPKEDKYTFSAVFQMTEKCEIKNVWLGRTVIHSNHRFSYEEVQEIIEAGGEGLYGDEIILLNTLAQKMRRDRFKKGAINFSSQEVRFVLDENRKPIGITIKESKEAHQLIEEFMLLANKHVAEFIGKISIKDKPIPFPYRVHDTPDEAKLGPFMVFAKKYGHTFDVSSPKRIAESFNQMLKDAHGKPEQHVLEALGIRTMAKAVYTAENIGHYGLGFEHYCHFTSPIRRYPDVLVHRVLQQCLDKEPQIDKKMEAKCKHCSERERSAMESERAANKYKQVEYMSQFLGEEFEGVVSGVASFGFWVETVEHKCEGLVSLFSLSDFDDFRHNEEDYCLVGKRSGRSFRMGDKVTIKVVAANLEKRQLDYELVLGHIDSTEGKLLGSETASDKSFKSGPRSFGEEKRKKRKK; via the coding sequence ATGAAGAAAAAGAAAATTAATAAAGAGCCGAAACAGAAAGAATCTAAAGGTTCTGCTGCAAAACATAAATCAGGTAAAGTTGCCGGAGGTAAACATAAACATCCGGGTGCGAGTCATAAAGGTGTAATTGATATTACCAGGAGCGGCATGGGCTATGTAACGATTGTTGATATGGAGCGTGATGTTATTGTTCGTCCGCAGCATTTCAATACAGCACTGCATGGCGATACGGTTGAAGTACAGATCACCAAGAGTGGTGGTGGTGGCGGAAGAGTGGAAGGAGAGATCACCCGTATCATAGAACGGAAGCAAACGCAATTCATTGGCCGCATCAGCATACAAAAGCACTACAGTTTTTTTGTTCCGGAAACAGACCGGCCAATGCCCGATCTGTTCATCCCTACAGATAAATTGAATGGCGCAACAAACAATGATAAAGTTGTGGTGAAACTAACGGCATGGGATAAGGCCAAGCGTATACCTGAAGGAGAAGTGCTTGAACTCGTGAAGCAGGAAGCGGAGAATGATATTGCCATGAAGCAGATATTGCTTGCTGCCGGTTTCAATTTAAGCTTTGATGATGAAGTGATGGAGCAAGCGGAGCGTTTCCCCGATGGGGTGAGTGATGCAGAAGCAAAGAACCGAAGGGATTTTCGTGATGTGCTGACATTCACCATCGATCCCGTTGATGCAAAAGATTTTGACGATGCGCTTTCTATTCAGAAACTCGAAAATGGGCTGTACGAAATTGGTGTGCACATTGCCGATGTAAGTTATTATGTAGAGCCTGGCACTGCATTAGATGATGAAGCTTATGCACGAGCAACCTCTGTTTACTTACCTGATCGTGTATTGCCAATGTTGCCCGAACGTATTTCCAATGAATTATGTTCACTTCGACCAAAAGAAGATAAATATACTTTTTCTGCCGTTTTTCAAATGACCGAGAAGTGCGAGATCAAAAACGTATGGTTAGGTAGAACGGTTATTCATTCCAATCATCGTTTTAGTTATGAAGAAGTGCAGGAAATAATTGAAGCAGGTGGTGAAGGTTTGTATGGCGATGAAATTATTCTGCTGAATACGCTTGCACAAAAAATGCGTAGAGATCGTTTCAAGAAAGGGGCCATCAATTTCTCTTCACAGGAAGTACGTTTTGTTTTAGATGAAAACCGAAAACCCATCGGTATTACCATTAAAGAAAGTAAAGAAGCGCATCAACTCATTGAAGAGTTTATGTTGCTGGCGAATAAACATGTAGCGGAGTTTATTGGCAAAATCAGTATAAAAGATAAACCAATTCCATTCCCGTATCGTGTGCATGATACGCCTGATGAAGCCAAGCTTGGTCCGTTCATGGTGTTTGCTAAAAAATATGGACATACGTTTGATGTGTCATCACCAAAACGAATTGCTGAATCATTTAACCAGATGCTGAAAGATGCTCATGGTAAACCGGAACAGCATGTATTGGAAGCACTGGGTATCCGCACCATGGCAAAGGCAGTCTATACCGCTGAGAATATCGGTCACTATGGTTTAGGTTTTGAACATTATTGTCATTTCACCTCGCCCATCCGTCGTTACCCCGATGTGTTGGTGCATCGAGTACTGCAGCAATGTCTCGACAAAGAACCGCAGATCGATAAAAAGATGGAAGCCAAGTGCAAACATTGCAGTGAGCGTGAACGTTCGGCCATGGAAAGTGAACGGGCTGCCAACAAATACAAGCAGGTGGAATACATGAGCCAGTTCCTTGGCGAAGAGTTTGAAGGAGTGGTGAGTGGTGTTGCGTCGTTCGGGTTTTGGGTAGAAACTGTTGAACATAAATGTGAAGGACTTGTTAGTTTATTTTCGCTGAGCGATTTTGATGATTTCAGACATAATGAAGAAGATTATTGCCTGGTGGGTAAACGCAGCGGAAGAAGCTTCAGAATGGGTGATAAAGTAACCATTAAAGTAGTGGCAGCGAATTTGGAAAAACGTCAGCTTGATTATGAATTGGTGCTGGGGCATATTGATTCAACGGAGGGAAAGTTGCTTGGTTCAGAAACGGCTTCAGACAAGTCATTTAAATCAGGTCCACGATCATTTGGTGAAGAGAAAAGAAAAAAGCGGAAGAAATAA
- a CDS encoding polyprenyl synthetase family protein: protein MQSFEQLLKQFEEYFNKRHFPNEPASLYDAAQHILSIGGKRVRPVAVLMGNELFDDIKPDAWQVATAIELFHNFSLIHDDIMDEAPLRRGKQTVHAIHGVNTAILAGDVALTMSYDYLGRVEGDVKQILALFNKTALEVSEGQQMDMDFEKRESVHLDEYVRMIELKTSVLLAASLKLGAMIGGASIGNTDHIYQFGRNLGIAFQVQDDYLDCFGDPAKFGKQVGGDIKANKKTFLMIHALETASAAQQQQLKELMQNNPADKVEQVVAIFKSAGVDEWAMQLKNQYLEKAMQHLEDIAVLNKRKEPLKQLAQFLVQRDY, encoded by the coding sequence ATGCAGTCGTTTGAGCAATTACTAAAACAGTTCGAAGAATATTTTAATAAGCGTCATTTTCCCAACGAACCGGCATCGTTGTATGATGCAGCGCAACATATCCTCAGCATAGGTGGTAAACGGGTGCGTCCTGTTGCCGTGTTAATGGGTAACGAGTTGTTTGATGATATTAAACCCGATGCCTGGCAGGTAGCAACAGCTATTGAACTCTTTCATAATTTTTCATTGATCCATGACGATATAATGGATGAAGCACCTTTGCGCAGAGGAAAGCAGACAGTACATGCAATTCATGGTGTTAACACAGCAATACTCGCAGGGGATGTTGCATTAACCATGTCTTATGATTATCTCGGCAGGGTTGAGGGCGATGTGAAACAGATTCTTGCTTTGTTCAATAAAACTGCGTTGGAAGTATCGGAAGGTCAGCAGATGGATATGGATTTTGAAAAACGGGAAAGCGTTCATCTTGATGAGTATGTGCGAATGATTGAATTAAAAACATCAGTACTCCTGGCGGCAAGTTTAAAACTTGGTGCAATGATCGGTGGGGCAAGTATCGGTAATACAGATCATATTTATCAATTCGGTCGAAACCTTGGTATTGCTTTCCAGGTGCAGGACGATTATCTTGATTGCTTTGGCGATCCGGCAAAGTTTGGCAAACAGGTAGGTGGTGATATTAAAGCCAATAAGAAAACCTTCCTGATGATCCATGCATTAGAAACAGCATCAGCTGCACAACAGCAACAGTTGAAAGAACTGATGCAAAATAATCCGGCTGATAAAGTAGAACAAGTTGTAGCTATTTTCAAATCAGCAGGAGTTGATGAATGGGCAATGCAGCTAAAGAATCAGTACCTCGAAAAAGCGATGCAGCATTTAGAAGATATAGCGGTGCTGAATAAACGCAAAGAGCCATTAAAGCAGTTAGCGCAGTTTTTAGTACAGCGGGATTATTAG